One Micromonospora sp. WMMD1120 genomic region harbors:
- a CDS encoding bifunctional 3'-5' exonuclease/DNA polymerase: protein MSQVGGRIAFVLVAVVSDERGGGVLRPLDAAGRPTGPPEVVADLAAAVAAREAAEHPRWVWSTAPAIYPALLRAGVRVDRCHDVELTEALLLGHAGRWGEPRSLAAAWARLTGAAVPPDPPPRAAAPPGLGQGALFDTLPGPPGPGIDALTRVYADQLARVARTEHPGRFRLLVAAESAGALVAAEMGVAGLPWRADVHDEILHELLGEPSPVGGPPRRLAELAARIADALGVRRLHADSPAELLKAFARAGVELPNTRAWVLRGVDHPAVPLVLEYKELYRIWTAHGWSWREQWVQGGRFQPEYVPGGVVSGRWATRGGGALQIPKVIRRAVVADPGWRLVVADAGQLEPRVLAAVSGDARLAAAGGAGDLYAALARDSFGGDRSKAKVALLGAMYGQTGGAAVPALAVLKRSYPTAFGYVEAAARTGEVGGLVRSWLGRTCPPGSAGFGDLDDASADPGEAADPQSPRARAARSRGRFTRNFVIQATAAEWASTLLATLRTELAGTGAELVFFQHDEVVVHAPAAQATAVAEAVTRSGERASALLFGATPVRFPLDLSVVDCYADAT, encoded by the coding sequence CTGTCGCAGGTGGGAGGCAGAATCGCGTTCGTGCTGGTGGCGGTGGTGTCAGACGAGCGGGGTGGGGGAGTCCTCCGTCCACTGGACGCCGCCGGCCGGCCGACCGGCCCACCGGAGGTCGTCGCCGATCTGGCCGCCGCGGTCGCCGCCCGTGAGGCCGCCGAGCATCCGCGTTGGGTCTGGTCGACAGCGCCGGCGATCTACCCGGCGCTGCTGCGCGCCGGTGTCCGGGTCGACCGTTGCCACGACGTCGAGTTGACCGAGGCGTTACTGCTCGGGCACGCCGGCCGCTGGGGTGAGCCCCGTTCGTTGGCCGCCGCCTGGGCCCGGCTGACCGGCGCGGCGGTGCCGCCCGACCCGCCGCCGCGGGCCGCCGCGCCGCCCGGGCTCGGTCAGGGCGCGCTCTTCGACACGCTGCCCGGCCCGCCCGGCCCGGGCATCGACGCGCTGACCCGGGTGTACGCCGACCAGCTCGCCCGCGTCGCCCGGACCGAACACCCCGGCCGGTTCCGGCTGCTGGTGGCCGCCGAGTCGGCCGGCGCCCTGGTCGCGGCGGAGATGGGCGTCGCCGGGCTGCCCTGGCGCGCCGACGTGCACGACGAGATCCTGCACGAGCTGCTGGGCGAGCCGTCCCCGGTCGGCGGCCCGCCCCGACGGCTCGCCGAGCTGGCCGCCCGCATCGCCGACGCGCTCGGCGTACGCCGGCTGCACGCCGACTCCCCGGCGGAGCTGCTGAAGGCGTTCGCCCGGGCCGGGGTGGAGCTGCCCAACACCCGGGCCTGGGTGCTGCGTGGGGTGGACCACCCGGCGGTGCCGCTGGTGTTGGAATACAAGGAGCTCTACCGGATCTGGACGGCGCACGGCTGGTCCTGGCGGGAGCAGTGGGTGCAGGGCGGCCGGTTCCAACCGGAGTACGTGCCGGGCGGGGTGGTGTCCGGCCGGTGGGCCACCCGGGGCGGTGGCGCGTTGCAGATCCCGAAGGTGATCCGGCGCGCGGTGGTGGCCGACCCGGGGTGGCGGTTGGTGGTCGCCGATGCCGGCCAGTTGGAGCCCCGGGTGCTGGCAGCGGTCTCCGGCGACGCGCGGTTGGCGGCGGCGGGTGGTGCCGGCGACCTCTACGCCGCGCTGGCCCGGGACTCGTTCGGCGGCGACCGGTCCAAGGCCAAGGTCGCCCTGCTGGGCGCGATGTACGGGCAGACCGGCGGCGCCGCGGTGCCCGCGCTGGCGGTGTTGAAGCGCAGTTACCCGACGGCGTTCGGTTACGTCGAGGCGGCGGCGCGTACCGGTGAGGTGGGCGGGTTGGTGCGGTCGTGGCTGGGGCGGACGTGTCCGCCCGGCTCGGCCGGGTTCGGCGACCTCGACGACGCGTCAGCCGATCCGGGCGAGGCGGCCGATCCGCAGAGCCCGCGGGCCCGCGCCGCGCGGTCCCGGGGGCGCTTCACCCGCAACTTCGTCATCCAGGCCACCGCCGCCGAGTGGGCCTCCACACTGCTCGCCACGCTGCGTACGGAGCTGGCCGGGACCGGTGCCGAGCTGGTCTTCTTCCAGCACGACGAGGTGGTCGTGCACGCTCCGGCCGCGCAGGCGACGGCGGTCGCCGAGGCGGTCACCCGGTCCGGCGAGCGGGCGTCCGCCCTGCTCTTCGGTGCGACACCGGTGCGGTTTCCGCTGGATCTGTCCGTCGTCGACTGCTACGCCGACGCGACCTGA
- a CDS encoding ABC transporter ATP-binding protein, whose translation MRYLWWLVRCQPWRVLRGGLIGTAWMIGLSARPYLISRAVDDGLRARDARSLAFWVVVIVVGGVVESYLGIMRHRTMTFIREDAKARSAEVLLRHLSRVGAVLPRRSGAGEVSTVGGSDIEWTAQVLTLTGPGVGAVVAYGVIAVVLWSVSPLLALCVLVGVPVVGLVVGPLLRRLERAESVYRGQQGALTARSGDIVAGLRVLAGVGGRDLFARRYVARSQELRAEGYRVGAVNSWIEAASMAIPGLFLAAVVWLTARMAVSGDVTIGELVAVYGYVATLIVPVWFLLEGSHQLIRGRVAARRIADLLNVTPDDVGGPGRRWPDTAPRARHAGVPAAPAGPADLHDPVTGLTVRAGRLTGVAADDPAAAVALADRLGRYVASGVTWGGVPLTDVALDEVRARILVADHDSYLFAGTLRDILRAGADDTDERIGEAVRTASAEDVVAAMPSGLDTPVDARARTLSGGQRQRIRLARALRGEPEVLILVDPTSAVDAHTEARIAERLRASRAGRTTVLIATSPLLLGRADLVAHLGGDRITATGSHADLLERDPDYRHLVARGSADADLEVQR comes from the coding sequence ATGCGCTACCTGTGGTGGCTGGTGCGCTGCCAACCCTGGCGGGTGCTGCGCGGTGGGCTGATCGGCACGGCCTGGATGATCGGGCTCTCGGCCCGGCCCTACCTGATCTCCCGCGCCGTCGACGACGGGCTGCGCGCACGCGATGCCCGCTCCCTGGCGTTCTGGGTGGTGGTGATCGTCGTCGGGGGCGTGGTGGAGTCCTACCTCGGCATCATGCGGCACCGCACGATGACCTTCATCCGGGAGGACGCGAAGGCCCGCTCGGCGGAGGTCCTGCTGCGCCACCTGTCCCGGGTCGGCGCGGTGCTGCCCCGACGGTCCGGCGCGGGCGAGGTGTCCACCGTCGGCGGCTCCGACATCGAGTGGACGGCGCAGGTGCTGACGCTGACCGGGCCGGGCGTCGGCGCGGTCGTGGCGTACGGGGTGATCGCCGTGGTGCTCTGGTCGGTCTCCCCGCTGCTCGCGCTCTGCGTGCTGGTGGGGGTGCCGGTGGTCGGGCTGGTGGTCGGGCCGCTGCTGCGCCGGCTGGAGCGGGCCGAGTCGGTCTACCGGGGGCAGCAGGGCGCGCTCACCGCCCGGTCCGGCGACATCGTGGCCGGCCTGCGCGTGCTCGCCGGGGTGGGTGGTCGGGACCTGTTCGCCCGGCGCTACGTGGCCAGGTCCCAGGAGCTGCGCGCCGAGGGCTACCGGGTCGGCGCGGTCAACAGTTGGATCGAGGCGGCGTCGATGGCCATCCCCGGGTTGTTCCTGGCGGCGGTGGTCTGGCTGACGGCCCGGATGGCGGTGAGCGGTGACGTCACGATCGGGGAGTTGGTCGCCGTCTACGGTTACGTGGCGACCCTGATCGTGCCGGTCTGGTTCCTGCTCGAAGGCAGTCACCAGCTCATCCGGGGCCGGGTCGCCGCGCGGCGGATCGCCGACCTGCTGAACGTGACCCCGGACGACGTCGGCGGGCCGGGCCGCCGGTGGCCGGACACCGCGCCCCGGGCGCGCCACGCGGGTGTTCCGGCCGCGCCCGCCGGCCCTGCCGACCTGCACGACCCGGTGACCGGCCTGACCGTACGCGCCGGCCGGCTGACCGGGGTGGCGGCGGACGACCCGGCGGCGGCCGTGGCCCTGGCCGACCGGCTCGGCAGGTACGTGGCCAGCGGGGTCACCTGGGGCGGTGTGCCGCTGACCGACGTCGCGCTGGACGAGGTGCGCGCCCGAATCCTCGTCGCCGACCACGACTCGTACCTCTTCGCCGGCACGCTGCGCGACATCCTGCGCGCCGGCGCCGACGACACCGACGAGCGGATCGGCGAAGCGGTGCGGACCGCCTCGGCCGAGGACGTCGTCGCCGCGATGCCGTCCGGTCTGGACACTCCGGTCGACGCACGCGCCCGTACCCTCTCCGGCGGCCAGCGGCAACGGATCCGCCTGGCCCGGGCGCTGCGCGGCGAGCCGGAGGTGCTGATCCTCGTCGACCCGACGTCGGCCGTCGACGCGCACACCGAGGCACGGATCGCCGAGCGGCTGCGAGCGTCCCGGGCCGGACGGACGACGGTGCTGATCGCCACGTCACCGCTGTTGCTCGGCCGGGCCGACCTGGTCGCGCACCTGGGCGGCGACCGGATCACCGCCACCGGCAGCCACGCCGACCTGCTCGAACGCGACCCGGACTACCGCCACCTGGTGGCCCGGGGCAGCGCGGACGCTGACCTGGAGGTGCAGCGGTGA
- a CDS encoding ABC transporter ATP-binding protein — protein MTALPVADRRTVRRALRDLISRHRRAVAVLLALHCAAAVAGLAPPWLLGTIVDRVTAGAGVASVDRLALVIAGCVVASAVLTRYAQYAGHRFGERAIAELREEFVARTLGLPVAVVERAGAGDLATRSSVDVATVGTTVREVVPTIVIASVQLTLLFGAVFLLHPLLGLVALAGLPSIVAVTRWYLRRASPAYLAEGAAAAELTEALTTTAEGARTVEALRLADDRVRHGTTRVAVLWRARRATLALRTVFFSVVEASYPIPVAAVLLVGGYLFSRDMVSLGTVVAAALYLQQAIEPLDRLLIWTEQAQRGFASYARVLGVGLVPPEPPGRAGSSQGERLVVSGARFSYSDGPDVLHGIDLEVQPGERLAIVGPSGAGKSTLARLLAGIDAPREGVVSIGGCPVTDLDPAERRRRIALVTQEHHVFIGSVRDNLAFAAPDASDEQMRAALVTVGADWYEALPDGMDTPLGDGARQLGAAEAQQLALARLVLADPHTLILDEATAALDPTTARRTERALAAVLVGRTVIAIAHRLNTAHDADRVAVLADGRITEIGSHDELVAAGGAYAALWRSWHTPTDEH, from the coding sequence GTGACGGCGCTGCCGGTGGCCGACCGCCGCACCGTACGGCGGGCGTTGCGGGACCTGATCAGCCGACACCGGCGCGCGGTCGCGGTCCTGCTGGCGTTGCACTGCGCCGCGGCGGTCGCCGGGCTCGCCCCGCCGTGGTTGCTGGGCACCATCGTCGACCGGGTCACCGCGGGCGCGGGCGTGGCCAGTGTGGACCGACTGGCGCTGGTCATCGCCGGCTGTGTCGTGGCCAGCGCGGTGCTCACCCGGTACGCCCAGTACGCCGGTCACCGCTTCGGCGAGCGCGCCATCGCCGAGCTGCGCGAGGAGTTCGTCGCCCGGACCCTCGGCCTGCCGGTCGCGGTCGTCGAGCGCGCCGGCGCCGGGGACCTGGCCACCCGCAGCTCGGTCGACGTCGCGACGGTCGGCACCACGGTCCGGGAGGTGGTGCCCACCATCGTCATCGCCTCGGTGCAGCTGACGTTGCTGTTCGGCGCGGTCTTCCTGCTGCACCCGCTGCTCGGGCTCGTCGCGCTGGCCGGGCTCCCGTCGATCGTGGCGGTGACCCGCTGGTACCTGCGCCGGGCCAGCCCCGCGTACCTCGCCGAGGGCGCGGCGGCGGCCGAGCTGACCGAGGCGCTCACCACCACCGCCGAGGGCGCCCGCACCGTGGAGGCGCTGCGGCTGGCCGACGACCGCGTCCGGCACGGCACCACCCGGGTCGCCGTGCTGTGGCGGGCCCGGCGGGCCACCCTCGCGCTGCGTACCGTGTTCTTCTCGGTCGTCGAGGCCAGCTACCCGATCCCGGTCGCCGCCGTGCTGCTGGTCGGGGGTTACCTGTTCAGCAGGGACATGGTGTCGCTCGGCACCGTGGTCGCCGCCGCGCTCTACCTGCAACAGGCGATCGAGCCGCTGGACCGGCTGTTGATCTGGACGGAGCAGGCGCAGCGCGGCTTCGCGTCGTACGCCCGGGTGCTCGGCGTCGGCCTGGTCCCGCCGGAGCCGCCCGGCAGGGCAGGATCGTCCCAGGGTGAGCGGCTCGTCGTCAGTGGCGCGCGCTTCTCCTACTCCGACGGGCCGGACGTGCTGCACGGCATCGACCTGGAGGTGCAGCCCGGCGAACGGCTGGCCATCGTCGGCCCGTCCGGGGCCGGCAAGTCCACCCTGGCCCGGCTGCTGGCCGGCATCGACGCGCCCCGGGAGGGCGTGGTGAGCATCGGGGGCTGCCCCGTCACCGACCTCGACCCGGCCGAGCGCCGCCGCCGGATCGCCCTGGTCACCCAGGAGCACCACGTCTTCATCGGGTCGGTGCGCGACAACCTCGCGTTCGCCGCGCCGGACGCCTCCGACGAGCAGATGCGCGCCGCCCTGGTCACCGTCGGCGCCGACTGGTACGAGGCGCTGCCCGACGGTATGGACACCCCGCTCGGCGACGGGGCACGTCAGCTCGGCGCGGCCGAGGCCCAGCAGCTCGCGCTGGCCCGGCTGGTGCTCGCCGACCCGCACACGCTGATCCTGGACGAGGCGACCGCGGCGCTCGACCCGACGACCGCCCGGCGGACCGAGCGCGCGCTGGCCGCCGTGCTGGTCGGGCGGACCGTCATCGCCATCGCGCACCGGCTCAACACCGCGCACGACGCCGACCGGGTCGCCGTGCTCGCCGACGGCCGGATCACCGAGATCGGCAGCCACGACGAGTTGGTCGCCGCCGGCGGGGCGTACGCCGCCCTGTGGCGGTCCTGGCACACCCCTACCGACGAGCATTGA
- a CDS encoding carbohydrate ABC transporter permease, translated as MNPQSTLPPTPAALPPKTGDPSAAAGRGSRGPRSEVRLFAGLGHVALAVWAVIVIVPILWTFLAAFKNTSEIFSSPWTLPAELRWENFGRAWTKANVGRYFLNSVFVVACSTFGTMLLGSMAAYVLARYKFWGNRAIYYLFVSGLAFPVFLALVPLFFVVKNLGMLDTYQGVILVYIAYSLPFTVFFLAAFFKTLPSSVAEAGMIDGCSHTRLFFQVMMPMAKPGLISVAIFNIIGQWGQYQLPLVLLSNAKDKWVLTQGIADISVNAGYEADWSGLFAALTIAILPMILVYAVFQRQIQAGLTSGAVK; from the coding sequence ATGAATCCGCAGTCGACGCTGCCGCCGACCCCGGCGGCGCTACCGCCGAAGACCGGTGACCCGTCCGCCGCCGCCGGGCGGGGGAGCAGGGGCCCTCGTTCGGAGGTACGGCTCTTCGCCGGCCTGGGGCACGTCGCGCTCGCCGTGTGGGCGGTGATCGTGATCGTGCCGATCCTCTGGACCTTCCTCGCCGCGTTCAAGAACACGAGCGAGATCTTCAGCAGCCCCTGGACTCTCCCGGCGGAGCTGCGCTGGGAGAACTTCGGGCGGGCCTGGACCAAGGCGAACGTCGGCAGGTACTTCCTCAACAGCGTGTTCGTGGTGGCGTGCAGCACGTTCGGCACCATGCTGCTCGGCTCGATGGCCGCGTACGTGCTGGCCCGGTACAAGTTCTGGGGCAACCGGGCGATCTACTACCTGTTCGTTTCCGGGTTGGCCTTCCCGGTCTTCCTGGCCCTGGTGCCGCTCTTCTTCGTGGTGAAGAACCTCGGCATGCTGGACACCTACCAGGGCGTGATCCTGGTCTACATCGCGTACTCCCTGCCGTTCACCGTGTTCTTCCTGGCCGCGTTCTTCAAGACGTTGCCGTCGTCGGTGGCCGAGGCGGGGATGATCGACGGCTGCTCACACACCCGGCTGTTCTTCCAGGTGATGATGCCGATGGCGAAGCCGGGCCTGATCAGCGTGGCGATCTTCAACATCATCGGTCAGTGGGGTCAGTACCAGCTTCCCCTGGTGCTGCTATCCAACGCCAAGGACAAGTGGGTGCTCACCCAGGGCATCGCCGACATCTCGGTGAACGCCGGCTACGAGGCCGACTGGTCCGGGCTGTTCGCCGCGCTGACCATCGCGATCCTTCCGATGATCCTCGTGTACGCCGTGTTCCAACGGCAGATCCAGGCCGGTCTCACCTCCGGCGCGGTGAAGTAA
- a CDS encoding sugar ABC transporter permease: protein MRHGKYPFVIGFLIAPVALYVTFVIAPYAQAFQISMTNWRGLSAPQWVGFDNYRRLLDDGAFWKAVQHHGVLLLALPLITIAIALFFAFLLNVGGRSSGGQRRGVWGAKFYRVVFFFPQVLAVAIIAVLFQTVYRPNESGLINGVLMKFGLEPILFLVQPNLALWSIIAVLVWQAVGFYVVLFSAGMASIPGEIYEAAEMDGATRVTLFFRVTLPLLWDTLQVAWVYLGIAAFDAFAIVAVLSVDGGGPDGATTVLAMEIYRNAFVYSKYGYASAMGVALFFLTLTFAALTLRLTKRESVEY from the coding sequence ATGCGGCACGGCAAGTATCCATTCGTGATCGGGTTCCTGATCGCCCCGGTCGCGCTGTACGTGACATTCGTGATCGCGCCGTACGCGCAGGCGTTCCAGATCTCGATGACCAACTGGCGGGGGCTTTCCGCCCCGCAGTGGGTGGGCTTCGACAACTACCGGAGGCTGCTCGACGACGGGGCCTTCTGGAAGGCGGTCCAGCACCACGGCGTACTGCTGCTTGCCCTGCCGCTGATCACCATCGCCATCGCGCTGTTCTTCGCCTTCCTGCTCAACGTGGGGGGCCGGAGCAGCGGTGGTCAACGCCGGGGGGTCTGGGGGGCGAAGTTCTACCGGGTGGTGTTCTTCTTCCCCCAGGTCCTCGCGGTGGCCATCATCGCGGTGCTGTTCCAGACGGTGTACCGGCCCAACGAGTCCGGCCTGATCAACGGCGTGTTGATGAAGTTCGGCCTGGAACCGATTCTGTTCCTGGTCCAGCCGAACCTGGCGCTCTGGTCGATCATCGCGGTGCTGGTCTGGCAGGCGGTCGGCTTCTACGTGGTGCTCTTCTCGGCCGGAATGGCATCCATTCCCGGTGAGATCTACGAGGCGGCCGAGATGGACGGGGCGACGAGGGTGACCCTCTTCTTCCGGGTCACCCTGCCGCTGCTCTGGGACACCCTCCAGGTGGCCTGGGTCTACCTGGGCATCGCGGCGTTCGACGCGTTCGCCATCGTGGCGGTGCTCTCGGTGGACGGTGGCGGCCCGGACGGCGCCACCACCGTGTTGGCGATGGAGATCTACCGCAACGCGTTCGTCTACTCGAAGTACGGCTACGCCTCCGCCATGGGCGTGGCGCTGTTCTTCCTCACCCTCACGTTCGCGGCGCTGACGCTGCGGCTCACCAAGCGGGAAAGCGTGGAGTACTGA
- the ngcE gene encoding N-acetylglucosamine/diacetylchitobiose ABC transporter substrate-binding protein translates to MSITPEHPVALDRRTVLRRAAAVGVLATPAIGLLGACATSGGDKENEQVAGGTKSEKNPLGVKEDAPIEVVIFNGGYGEKYATDVHEPLYKTAFPKAEIKHQSTQAVSTVLQPRFASGNPPEFVNNSGEKLMDFGALVADGQLQDLTELWDAPSVDDPAKKVRDTVVPGTIEAGSFNGKPYVLYYVSTVFGIWYSGKLFKDNGWAPAKNWDDFIKLLTDIKAKGITPYGYAGANAAYYQWNVILTHAAKIGGTDVLKNIDNLEDGAWKQDAVKQAAAAWAEVGAKFSDKSFEGLKHTDVQLRQNQYKVALYPSGDWLEGEQKKDTPAGFDYQLMPVPSLSASDKLPATALRATAGEGYFVSAKSKNPKGGLEYMRQMLSKAGAKGFTEVVKAPTVVTAGSEGFAFPPGVASSQAALKAAGQDVFNLYFDGWYKELDTEARTATNELMFGRINADAFVERIQKRADAIKKDSSVTKFKR, encoded by the coding sequence ATGTCGATTACCCCCGAACACCCGGTCGCACTCGACCGTCGCACGGTGCTGCGTCGTGCCGCCGCCGTGGGCGTGCTCGCCACTCCGGCCATCGGTCTGCTCGGCGCCTGCGCCACCAGCGGCGGCGACAAGGAGAACGAGCAGGTCGCCGGCGGCACCAAGAGCGAGAAGAACCCGCTGGGTGTCAAGGAGGACGCCCCGATCGAGGTGGTCATCTTCAACGGTGGCTACGGCGAGAAGTACGCCACCGACGTGCACGAGCCGCTGTACAAGACGGCGTTCCCGAAGGCGGAGATCAAGCACCAGTCCACCCAGGCGGTCTCCACGGTGCTCCAGCCGCGGTTCGCCTCCGGCAACCCGCCGGAGTTCGTGAACAACTCGGGCGAGAAGCTGATGGACTTCGGCGCGCTCGTCGCCGACGGCCAGCTCCAGGACCTCACCGAGCTGTGGGACGCCCCGTCCGTCGACGACCCGGCCAAGAAGGTGCGCGACACCGTGGTGCCCGGCACCATCGAGGCCGGCTCGTTCAACGGCAAGCCGTACGTCCTGTACTACGTCTCCACCGTCTTCGGCATCTGGTACTCGGGCAAGCTGTTCAAGGACAACGGTTGGGCCCCGGCGAAGAACTGGGACGACTTCATCAAGCTGCTCACGGACATCAAGGCCAAGGGCATCACCCCGTACGGCTACGCCGGTGCGAACGCGGCCTACTACCAGTGGAACGTGATCCTCACGCACGCCGCCAAGATCGGTGGCACGGACGTGCTGAAGAACATCGACAACCTGGAGGACGGCGCCTGGAAGCAGGACGCCGTCAAGCAGGCCGCCGCGGCGTGGGCAGAGGTCGGGGCGAAGTTCAGCGACAAGAGCTTCGAGGGCCTCAAGCACACCGACGTGCAGCTGCGGCAGAACCAGTACAAGGTCGCCCTGTACCCCAGCGGTGACTGGCTGGAGGGCGAGCAGAAGAAGGACACCCCGGCCGGCTTCGACTACCAGCTCATGCCGGTGCCGAGCCTGTCCGCCTCGGACAAGCTGCCGGCCACCGCGCTGCGCGCCACCGCCGGTGAGGGTTACTTCGTCTCGGCCAAGAGCAAGAACCCCAAGGGCGGCCTGGAGTACATGCGCCAGATGCTGTCGAAGGCGGGCGCGAAGGGCTTCACCGAGGTGGTCAAGGCCCCGACCGTGGTCACCGCCGGTTCGGAGGGCTTCGCCTTCCCGCCCGGTGTGGCCAGCTCGCAGGCCGCCCTCAAGGCGGCCGGTCAGGACGTGTTCAACCTGTACTTCGACGGCTGGTACAAGGAGCTCGACACGGAGGCGCGGACCGCCACCAACGAGCTGATGTTCGGCCGGATCAACGCCGACGCGTTCGTGGAGCGGATCCAGAAGCGCGCCGACGCCATCAAGAAGGACAGCTCCGTCACCAAGTTCAAGCGCTGA
- a CDS encoding SIS domain-containing protein, with the protein MISAQGYADAVRPVLDRLLDTEADGITRAADLIADSLRAGGVLQAFGAGHSEAFAAELVARAGGLVPTNRLSVRDLVVHGDAPRDVLADPKLERDPSIAHQIYALAAPQPRDVFVVASQSGINGSVVELAALVTERGHPLIAVTSVEHTARVAPRHPSGHRLADLADVVLDNGAPYGDALLPLEGGGAVCAVSSVTTALLAQLLTAEVVRRFHQAGEVPPIYLSANVPGGDEHNIALESRYAGRLRRTA; encoded by the coding sequence ATGATCAGCGCCCAGGGGTACGCGGACGCCGTCCGGCCGGTGCTCGACCGGCTGCTCGACACCGAGGCCGACGGGATCACCCGGGCCGCCGACCTGATCGCCGACAGCCTGCGCGCGGGCGGCGTGCTCCAGGCGTTCGGCGCCGGGCACTCGGAGGCGTTCGCCGCGGAGCTGGTCGCCCGGGCCGGCGGGTTGGTCCCCACCAACAGGCTCTCGGTACGGGACCTGGTCGTGCACGGCGACGCCCCGCGCGACGTGCTCGCCGACCCCAAGCTGGAACGTGATCCCTCCATCGCCCACCAGATCTACGCGCTCGCGGCGCCGCAGCCGCGCGACGTGTTCGTGGTGGCGTCCCAGTCCGGCATCAACGGCTCGGTGGTCGAGCTGGCGGCGCTGGTCACCGAGCGCGGTCACCCGTTGATCGCGGTCACCTCGGTCGAGCACACCGCACGGGTGGCGCCACGGCACCCGTCCGGGCACCGGCTCGCCGACCTCGCCGACGTCGTGCTGGACAACGGCGCGCCGTACGGCGACGCACTGCTGCCGCTCGAGGGCGGCGGCGCGGTCTGTGCGGTCTCCTCGGTCACCACGGCGCTGCTGGCGCAGTTGTTGACGGCGGAGGTCGTACGACGGTTCCACCAGGCCGGGGAGGTACCCCCTATCTACCTCTCCGCCAACGTCCCCGGCGGGGACGAGCACAACATCGCCCTCGAGTCGCGGTACGCCGGGCGTCTCCGTCGTACCGCATGA
- a CDS encoding MurR/RpiR family transcriptional regulator, with product MVDHEVDAAAGTAVVDAHAIDRRHAASDGVLARVRNGLGELTGALRRVADHVLSDPEAAARSTIVELAERSGTSPATITRFCRAMGFEGYADLRLGIAAETGRARSAGWTVDIGREIQPSDPLARVLDQIMAADTRAMHDTATLLDLVEVERAAMAIAGANRVNIFGASGSALVGEEMQFSLHRIGVAAWAWNDVHEGLASAALLRAGDVALGISHTGQTRETIEMLAEAGSRGATTVALTGFPRSPLAELADIVLLTASQATTFRPDALSARHPQLVVLDLLYIAVAQRTHDRAHAAFRRTAQAVDGHKAAKGVVS from the coding sequence GCCGCGGGGACCGCGGTGGTCGACGCCCACGCGATCGACCGCCGGCATGCTGCCTCCGACGGGGTGCTGGCCCGGGTCCGCAACGGGCTGGGCGAGCTGACCGGAGCCCTGCGCCGGGTCGCCGACCACGTGCTGAGCGACCCGGAGGCCGCGGCCCGCTCGACGATAGTCGAGCTGGCCGAGCGCAGCGGCACCTCGCCGGCGACCATCACCCGCTTCTGCCGGGCGATGGGCTTCGAGGGGTACGCCGACCTGCGGCTGGGCATCGCCGCCGAGACCGGCCGGGCGCGCTCGGCCGGCTGGACCGTCGACATCGGACGGGAGATCCAGCCCAGCGACCCGCTCGCCCGGGTGCTCGACCAGATCATGGCCGCCGACACCCGGGCCATGCACGACACCGCCACCCTGCTGGACCTCGTCGAGGTGGAGCGGGCCGCGATGGCGATCGCCGGCGCCAACCGGGTCAACATCTTCGGGGCCAGCGGCAGCGCGCTGGTCGGCGAGGAGATGCAGTTCAGCCTGCACCGCATCGGGGTGGCCGCCTGGGCGTGGAACGACGTGCACGAGGGGCTGGCCAGCGCCGCTCTGCTGCGGGCGGGGGACGTGGCGCTCGGCATCTCGCACACCGGGCAGACCCGGGAGACGATCGAGATGCTCGCCGAGGCCGGCAGCCGGGGCGCCACCACCGTCGCGCTCACCGGGTTCCCCCGCTCACCGCTTGCCGAGCTGGCCGACATCGTGCTGCTCACGGCCAGCCAGGCGACCACCTTCCGGCCGGACGCGCTCTCCGCCCGACACCCGCAGCTGGTGGTCCTCGACCTGCTCTACATCGCGGTCGCGCAGCGTACCCACGACCGCGCCCACGCGGCCTTCCGGCGCACCGCCCAGGCCGTCGACGGGCACAAGGCCGCGAAAGGGGTCGTCTCATGA